A genomic stretch from Anopheles nili chromosome X, idAnoNiliSN_F5_01, whole genome shotgun sequence includes:
- the LOC128728925 gene encoding ubiquinone biosynthesis monooxygenase COQ6, mitochondrial, translated as MRRGKQDQRQTRTMFGNIFGANLSKVGADGFNSLVRRQMGVQNFTYAYNQMGVVATLRLANAGLTDNLTAWQRFLPSGPIALLPLSDDMSSLVWSTGVAEAKRLLQLDASSFVAAVNAAFHKPMPRNTIVDDVMKSVNALLKQSTGQRLEAAPVVEGEIPTSRAAFPLGLGHTSTYAGQGVCLIGDAAHRVHPLAGQGVNLGFGDVQTLVDILAEANYSGMGISNINDLIRYEQQRLRHNVPVLLTTHGLQQLYTTDFPATVAIRSIGLTLTNAFPPVKKFLMNYAMS; from the exons ATGAGGAGAGGAAAACAAGATCAGCGGCAGACGCGCACGATGTTCGGAAACATCTTCGGCGCGAATCTCAGCAAG GTTGGCGCCGACGGTTTTAACTCGCTGGTCCGCCGGCAGATGGGTGTCCAGAATTTCACGTATGCGTACAATCAGATGGGCGTCGTAGCGACCCTCCGCCTGGCGAATGCTGGGCTTACCGACAACCTGACCGCCTGGCAGCGGTTCCTGCCATCCGGACCGATCGCTTTACTGCCGTTAAGTGATGATATGAGCTCCCTGGTGTGGTCAACCGGTGTTGCTGAGGCGAAACGTCTACTTCAGCTCGACGCCAGCTCGTTCGTTGCCGCTGTTAATGCCGCTTTC CATAAACCGATGCCCCGGAATACCATCGTGGATGACGTGATGAAGAGTGTCAATGCGCTGCTTAAACAATCCACTGGCCAGCGGCTTGAGGCGGCACCGGTTGTTGAGGGGGAAATTCCCACATCCAGGGCTGCGTTTCCTTTAGGGCTTGGCCACACCAGTACGTACGCCGGGCAGGGTGTCTGTCTCATCGG GGATGCCGCCCATCGAGTACATCCGCTTGCCGGCCAGGGTGTAAATCTAGGTTTCGGTGACGTGCAGACGCTGGTAGACATCTTAGCTGAAGCGAATTACTCCGGTATGGGGATTAGCAACATTAACGACTTAATTCGGTACGAGCAGCAACGACTGCGACACAACGTGCCGGTGTTGCTGACGACACACGGTTTGCAACAGCTCTACACGACCGATTTCCCAGCGACGGTTGCGATCCGCAGTATTGGGCTTACGCTGACCAACGCCTTCCCCCCGGTGAAg AAATTCCTTATGAACTACGCGATGTCCTAG
- the LOC128728926 gene encoding transient receptor potential channel pyrexia — MDAVRFSIIEKEMRWEDEYRMYYQEEDEMSEPTDSAGRFRLSISSESDVGGVEISSPNQPHDFGTGREGQEEIWAYEEIESGLKALPEGERVAELLTASVVSPNDVLRDYSNQPNTVLLLAVWYSKHDLLRMVLLQESSTAAARDPSGRTALHLACYIGDYKATELLLQHGAPAQCWDRDKATTPLHCAASCGSLECVTLLLAQQVDINAGIEKHSALHYAVMRNSKRCVEYLLTHGANPNTPQVYTQTPLHVAAALGYTECTELLLAHGADARSQYGQKKITALHLAASENYLDCVRLLVTAGANIDARNRDQQTPLHLACLSQCHETVTYLIGQRADVHAVYRDGRTALHASIVKESRFWDCTVSLLKAKVDVNRADNFGYTPLHIAALNEFSTCVYMLIEYGADITARTNGGVSALSFIIRRTPEIIPRYIDKLDAAISVNSIHEIGDVDCEIRLDFRLLVPNNDRGETELLLAFIEVGQKRILKHPLCETFLLLKWRRIRKFFIFSLFYHGLFVLLFTVYVLGVYVQDCRAERCPTPSYVPAVGYIIILFNLLLMTKELFQMMHGFVSYVRYWENWLQWSIVIGIFLCTHNAISDASDVMNWQHHVAAIVIFLAWLELMMLVGRFPIFGLYVQMFTTVAVNFSKFLMAYCCLLVAFGLSFCVLFPHYIAFKAIPRSLLKTIIMMAGELEFEDIFYGENLKIEYPATAHGMFLAFVLLVTVILTNLLVGLAVSDIQGLQQSAGLDRLSRQAELISRLERLMFSRTLRKAPLHIWALFQKIALLKTSRCRLHFRVKPNDPREKRIPRELITSIYKLVAERRERNQSIRRRRVWQNMQTFNNLMCEDDDGVTLRRKHPRTVKKRRPNTEHSFGGGSRPETMVIGAAERKGQLKVVEETQQAILKRLDDLGKELDIIKSRIKTF; from the exons ATGGACGCGGTGCGCTTTTCAATCATA GAGAAGGAGATGCGATGGGAGGACGAGTACCGCATGTACTACCAGGAGGAGGATGAGATGAGCGAACCAACCGACAGTGCtggccggttccggttgagCATCTCGAGCGAAAGCGACGTCGGTGGTGTTGAAATCTCATCCCCAAATCAACCGCACGACTTTGGCACTGGTCGGGAGGGTCAAGAAGAGATCTGGGCGTACGAAGAGATCGAGAGTGGCCTAAAAGCGTTACCAGAAGGCGAGCGAGTTGCAGAACTGCTCACGGCAAGCGTCGTATCACCCAACGATGTGTTGCGGGATTACTCAAATCAACCCAACACCGTACTGTTGTTGGCGGTTTGGTACAGCAAGCACGATCTACTCCGGATGGTGTTGTTGCAAGAGAGCTCAACAGCTGCTGCACGTGATCCTTCCGGCCGGACGGCACTACATCTGGCGTGTTACATCGGTGACTATAAAGCGACGGAACTGCTGCTTCAGCATGGTGCACCTGCACAGTGTTGGGATCGAGATAAAGCAACCACTCCGTTGCATTGCGCCGCCAG CTGCGGCAGTCTGGAGTGTGTGACGTTGCTGCTAGCACAGCAAGTTGATATCAACGCCGGCATCGAGAAGCATTCGGCACTACATTATGCGGTTATGCGCAACAGCAAGCGATGTGTCGAGTACTTACTGACGCATGGTGCCAACCCGAACACCCCGCAGGTGTACACGCAAACTCCTCTGCATGTGGCCGCAGCTCTCGGTTACACCGAATGCACGGAGCTGCTACTGGCACATGGAGCCGATGCTCGGTCTCAGTATGGTCAGAAGAAGATCACCGCTTTACATCTGGCGGCTTCCGAGAACTATCTCGATTGTGTGCGGCTGCTGGTGACGGCTGGTGCCAACATTGACGCGCGTAATCGTGACCAGCAGACTCCGCTGCATCTGGCGTGTCTTTCCCAGTGCCACGAAACGGTGACGTATTTAATCGGGCAACGTGCGGATGTGCACGCGGTGTATCGGGATGGTCGAACGGCGCTGCACGCGTCCATCGTGAAGGAGTCACGGTTTTGGGACTGTACGGTGAGTTTGCTTAAAGCGAAGGTTGATGTGAACCGGGCGGATAATTTTGGCTACACGCCGTTACACATCGCGGCGTTGAACGAATTCAGCACGTGCGTGTACATGCTGATTGAGTACGGTGCTGATATCACAGCTCGCACGAATGGTGGCGTATCGGCGCTGTCGTTCATCATCCGGCGTACGCCGGAAATTATACCACGCTACATCGACAAGCTGGATGCGGCAATCAGCGTCAACAGCATCCATGAGATCGGTGATGTTGACTGCGAGATTCGGCTCGACTTCCGGTTGCTGGTACCGAACAACGATCGTGGTGAAACGGAGCTGCTGCTCGCGTTTATTGAGGTCGGTCAAAAGCGTATCCTTAAGCACCCGCTTTGTGAGACGTTTTTGTTGCTAAAATGGCGCCGTATCCGGAAGTTCTTCATCTTTAGCTTGTTCTATCACGGGTTGTTCGTGTTGCTGTTCACCGTGTACGTGCTGGGGGTGTACGTGCAGGATTGCCGAGCGGAACGGTGTCCTACCCCGTCGTACGTGCCCGCTGTCGGGTATATCATCATCCTCTTCAATCTGCTGCTGATGACGAAAGAGCTCTTCCAGATGATGCACGGGTTTGTCAGCTACGTCCGGTACTGGGAGAATTGGCTGCAATGGAGCATCGTTATTGGGATTTTTCTCTGCACG CACAACGCCATCAGCGACGCCAGTGATGTCATGAACTGGCAGCATCATGTCGCCGCGATCGTCATCTTCCTTGCCTGGCTCGAGCTGATGATGTTGGTCGGTCGCTTTCCCATCTTCGGGTTGTACGTACAAATGTTCACCACAG TCGCGGTGAACTTCTCCAAATTTCTCATGGCTTACTGCTGCCTGTTGGTGGCATTTGGGCTCagcttttgtgtgcttttcccGCACTATATCGCGTTCAAGGCGATCCCACGGTCGCTGCTAAAAACCATCATCATGATGGCGGGCGAGCTCGAGTTTGAGGACATCTTTTACGGTGAAAACCTGAAGATTGAGTACCCAGCGACGGCGCACGGTATGTTTCTCGCCTTCGTGCTGCTGGTGACGGTGATACTGACGAACCTGCTGGTCGGTCTGGCCGTTAGCGACATCCAGGGCCTGCAGCAGTCGGCTGGGCTGGACCGGTTGTCACGCCAGGCCGAGCTGATATCGCGCCTCGAGCGGTTGATGTTCTCGCGAACCTTACGCAAGGCACCGCTACACATTTGGGCGTTGTTTCAGAAAATCGCGCTGCTCAAAACATCCCGCTGTCGGTTGCACTTCCGCGTCAAGCCGAACGATCCGCGGGAGAAACGG ATCCCACGTGAGCTCATCACCTCCATCTACAAGCTGGTGGCCGAGCGACGCGAACGTAATCAATCGATACGGCGACGGCGCGTCTGGCAAAACATGCAGACGTTCAACAACCTGATGTGTGAGGACGATGATGGTGTCACGCTACGCCGGAAGCACCCTCGGACGGTTAAAAAAAGGCGCCCCAACACGGAACACTCGTTCGGAGGCGGATCGCGCCCCGAAACGATGGTAATCGGAGCCGCCGAACGCAAGGGTCAGCTAAAGGTGGTCGAAGAAACCCAGCAAGCCATCCTAAAGCGGCTGGATGACCTCGGAAAGGAGCTCGACATTATCAAGAGTAGAATAAAGACGTTCTAG
- the LOC128728927 gene encoding ubiquinone biosynthesis monooxygenase COQ6, mitochondrial-like, with product MNRLLGSALLKYSTRNATSKVQWRSIVTTCGRLRSSEQDASVQHYDIIIVGGGMVGTALACALGKNTRLQDKNVLLLEAAAGFKKPNIEQFSNRVSAINKGTYHLMQTIGAWSEIERTRVKPVLKMQVWDACSDAVISFNYDDLSENISWIVENDVLLASIYNQLETVPNVQIRYSSKLASCELMRDGADKSTVRLASGETLKCDLLVSYDKRNSRGLRLGTP from the exons ATGAACCGGCTACTGGGCAGCGCTCTGCTCAAATATTCCACCCGTAATGCGACGAGCAAGGTGCAATGGCGCTCGATAGTGACTACCTGTGGCCGTTTGAGGTCTTCCGAACAGGACGCGTCGGTGCAACATTATGACATAATCATCGTCGGAGGCGGCATGGTCGGCACGGCGTTGGCCTGCGCCCTGG GTAAAAACACTCGCCTGCAGGATAAAAACGTGCTGCTGCTCGAGGCGGCGGCTGGTTTCAAGAAGCCAAACATTGAGCAATTCAGCAACCGCGTATCGGCCATTAACAAGGGCACGTATCACTTGATGCAAACGATAGGCGCCTGGAGCGAGATTGAACGCACCCGTGTTAAGCCGGTCCTGAAAATGCAGGTTTGGGACGCCTGCTCGGATGCGGTGATCTCGTTTAACTACGATGACCTGTCGGAGAACATCTCGTGGATAGTCGAGAATGATGTGCTGCTCGCGAGCATCTACAACCAACTCGAAACCGTCCCAAACGTGCAGATTCGCTACTCCTCGAAGCTTGCCAGCTGTGAGCTGATGCGCGATGGTGCCGATAAAAGCACCGTTCGGCTTGCGAGCGGTGAAACGCTGAAATGCGACCTGCTGGTAAGTTACGATAAGAGAAATTCACGTGGGTTGCGCTTGGGCACACCCTAG
- the LOC128729209 gene encoding uncharacterized protein LOC128729209, with product MSYTAEEKIKLAGEDSKDRLYEAKQNQKAIRILTVAAYVLCVSLVAIMLSLYYIFFWDPSTNPAQQKTQTIDTLIIPENLAIRLANRSEVPANRFFHSFYQHLLQDRLVKVRKEVHIAESGNLTRLIELYHQQQQQQQQQQYGKQHALPVSRKKELALAKPELQQPEQPPENGADGPRLHADEDDAGDDYEQSGNYELYSNHTTIQLDGEETGQQ from the exons ATGAGCTACACGGCGGAAGAAAAGATCAAGCTCGCGGGTGAAGACTCCAAGGATCGGCTGTACGAGGCGAAGCAGAACCAAAAAGCGATCcgcatcctgacggtggcggcGTACGTGCTGTGTGTGTCGCTGGTCGCGATCATGCTTTCGCTCTATTACATTTTCTTCTGGGATCCAAGCACAAACCCGGCCCAAcagaaaacgcaaacgatcg ataccCTCATCATACCGGAGAACCTGGCCATCCGTCTGGCGAACCGCAGCGAGGTCCCGGCAAATCGCTTCTTCCACAGCTTCTATCAACACCTGCTGCAGGATCGCCTCGTGAAGGTGCGCAAGGAGGTGCACATCGCGGAATCGGGCAATCTAACGCGGCTAATAGAGCTgtaccatcagcagcaacagcaacagcaacagcagcagtacgggAAACAGCACGCACTTCCGGTGAGCCGCAAAAAGGAGCTCGCGCTGGCGAAACCGGAACTACAGCAACCCGAACAGCCGCCGGAAAATGGCGCCGACGGGCCACGGTTGCACGCGGATGAGGACGACGCTGGGGACGATTACGAGCAGAGTGGGAATTACGAGCTGTACTCGAACCACACCACCATCCAGCTGGACGGGGAAGAGACCGGACAGCAGTAA